From one Henriciella marina DSM 19595 genomic stretch:
- a CDS encoding GNAT family N-acetyltransferase: MTVSIAPADLNAEDFRGLIGAHKSLMLETSPPESSHALKIEAMKAPELTVWEMRDGDKLVGCGALKRLKDGRSGEIKAMHTVAQFRGGGLGKSMLRHIMSTAEERYYSRVYLETGSQPAFQPARALYESHGFVACGPFGDYKDDPNSVFMVKVLD, translated from the coding sequence ATGACGGTATCCATCGCGCCTGCCGACCTCAATGCAGAGGATTTCAGGGGCCTGATCGGCGCCCATAAATCCCTCATGCTCGAAACCTCCCCGCCCGAAAGCTCCCATGCGCTGAAGATCGAGGCGATGAAAGCCCCCGAGCTCACCGTCTGGGAGATGCGCGACGGCGACAAGCTGGTTGGCTGCGGCGCGCTGAAACGCCTGAAGGATGGGCGCTCCGGAGAGATCAAGGCGATGCACACGGTCGCCCAGTTCAGGGGCGGCGGGCTTGGCAAGTCGATGCTGCGCCACATCATGTCCACCGCAGAAGAGCGATATTATTCAAGGGTCTACCTCGAAACCGGCAGCCAGCCCGCCTTCCAGCCGGCGCGCGCCCTCTATGAAAGCCACGGCTTTGTCGCCTGCGGGCCGTTCGGTGATTACAAGGACGATCCCAATTCGGTGTTCATGGTGAAAGTGCTGGATTAG
- a CDS encoding lipocalin family protein, with amino-acid sequence MRKLYFALPLLALIPLAAACALNQPDYREASGEPATVDEVDLTRYAGTWYEIARYPNRFEKNCINTTATYDLNDDGTVSVVNECTNSETGETKRAEGTARIVDGSNNSKLEVKFAPDWVPFAWGDYWILALEADYSAALVGSPDGKYLWILAREEEPDQAVIDRMLNAAREKGFATEPLVWRQ; translated from the coding sequence ATGCGCAAACTCTATTTCGCCCTTCCCCTTCTCGCCCTGATCCCGCTGGCGGCGGCCTGCGCGCTCAACCAGCCGGATTACCGCGAAGCCAGCGGAGAGCCCGCCACCGTCGATGAGGTAGACCTCACCCGCTATGCTGGCACCTGGTATGAGATCGCCCGCTATCCCAACAGGTTCGAGAAGAACTGCATCAACACCACCGCGACCTATGACCTGAATGATGACGGCACGGTCAGCGTCGTGAATGAGTGCACCAACAGCGAAACCGGAGAGACAAAGCGCGCCGAGGGCACGGCCCGCATCGTCGACGGCTCGAACAATTCCAAACTCGAGGTCAAGTTCGCCCCCGACTGGGTGCCGTTCGCCTGGGGCGACTACTGGATCCTCGCGCTGGAGGCCGACTATTCCGCCGCCCTCGTCGGCTCTCCCGATGGCAAATACCTCTGGATCCTCGCCCGCGAGGAAGAACCAGACCAGGCCGTCATCGACCGCATGCTGAACGCCGCCCGCGAAAAGGGCTTTGCGACAGAGCCCCTGGTCTGGCGGCAATAA